One window from the genome of Buchnera aphidicola (Neophyllaphis podocarpi) encodes:
- the ptsG gene encoding PTS glucose transporter subunit IIBC: MFKNSFANLQKVGKSLMLPVSVLPIAGILLGLGSANFVFIPNIMSHIMAEAGSSVFNNMPLIFAIGVALGFTNNDGVAALAAVIAYGIMIKTLNVVTSFNVVNKILLHNSIIPIKQLNDTGILGGIIAGAVAAFMFNKFYRIKLPEYLGFFAGKRFVPIISGLASIILGIILSFIWPHIGFLIKKFSEWAAYQNPILAFGIYGIVERTLVPFGLHHIWNVPFQMQIGEYINSSGQIFHGDISRYMAGDMTAGKLSGGFLFKMYGLPAAAIAIWHSSKKENKAKIGGIMLSAALTAFLTGITEPIEFSFILVAPILYVIHAILAGLAFPLCIALDMKSGTSFSHGLIDFLVLSGHSNNILLFPIVGVIYGLIYYLIFYFVIIKFNLKTPGREEYSKYILTKKDDSEIAKLIVDALGGKKNIKNLDACITRLRVSVLEIQKVNKNKLNKLGAAGVIISGLGVQAIFGTKSDNLKTKIDEYLNK; encoded by the coding sequence ATGTTCAAAAATTCATTTGCAAACTTGCAAAAAGTAGGTAAATCACTAATGTTACCTGTATCAGTATTACCTATAGCAGGTATTTTATTAGGACTAGGATCTGCCAATTTTGTATTTATTCCTAATATCATGTCACACATTATGGCTGAAGCAGGAAGCTCTGTATTTAATAACATGCCATTAATATTTGCTATAGGTGTAGCATTAGGATTTACAAATAACGATGGAGTTGCTGCTTTAGCTGCCGTGATTGCATATGGCATAATGATAAAGACTTTAAATGTTGTAACATCTTTTAATGTAGTAAATAAAATTTTACTACATAATAGCATTATACCAATTAAACAATTAAATGATACTGGAATATTAGGAGGTATAATAGCAGGAGCAGTAGCTGCATTCATGTTTAATAAATTTTATCGTATTAAATTACCAGAGTATCTAGGATTTTTTGCAGGTAAAAGATTTGTTCCTATTATTTCTGGTTTAGCATCTATTATATTAGGAATAATACTATCATTTATATGGCCTCACATAGGATTTTTAATTAAAAAATTTTCTGAATGGGCTGCTTACCAAAATCCTATTTTAGCCTTTGGAATATATGGAATTGTTGAAAGAACACTAGTACCATTTGGCTTACATCACATATGGAATGTTCCATTTCAAATGCAGATAGGTGAATATATTAACTCTTCAGGCCAAATATTTCATGGAGATATTTCAAGATATATGGCTGGAGATATGACAGCAGGAAAATTATCCGGAGGTTTTTTATTCAAAATGTATGGTTTACCAGCTGCTGCTATAGCAATATGGCATAGTTCTAAAAAAGAAAATAAAGCTAAGATAGGAGGAATAATGCTATCAGCAGCATTAACGGCTTTTCTTACAGGAATAACAGAACCTATAGAATTTTCTTTTATTTTGGTAGCTCCAATTTTATATGTCATTCACGCAATATTAGCAGGTTTAGCTTTTCCTTTATGCATAGCATTAGATATGAAATCTGGAACTAGTTTTTCTCACGGTTTAATTGATTTTTTAGTTTTAAGCGGTCATAGTAATAATATACTATTATTTCCTATAGTAGGAGTGATTTATGGATTAATTTACTATCTTATATTTTATTTTGTAATAATTAAATTTAATTTAAAAACTCCTGGAAGAGAAGAATATTCAAAATATATTTTAACAAAAAAAGATGATTCTGAAATAGCAAAACTTATAGTAGATGCCTTAGGAGGCAAAAAAAATATAAAAAACCTAGATGCTTGTATTACAAGATTAAGAGTAAGTGTTTTAGAAATACAAAAGGTAAATAAAAATAAACTAAATAAATTAGGTGCAGCAGGAGTAATAATTTCAGGATTAGGAGTACAAGCAATTTTTGGTACAAAATCAGACAACTTAAAAACAAAAATAGACGAATATTTAAATAAATAA